Proteins encoded by one window of Sediminicoccus rosea:
- a CDS encoding TlpA family protein disulfide reductase — MVLAPALMGAQAARAAAGIERLREAARPMPAITFQDAEGAEKTLADFPGQGLVINLWATWCPPCVAEMPALERLARTLAAERIAVLPLSSDRGGRAVVEAFYQRIGLTGLGIWLDPRGAAARALGARGLPTTVIVDRQGQERARLEGDAAWDTAPFVAAIRRLVGPVAAPREPLVRT; from the coding sequence ATGGTCCTAGCGCCCGCCCTCATGGGGGCGCAAGCCGCGCGGGCGGCGGCCGGGATCGAGCGGCTGCGCGAGGCGGCGCGGCCCATGCCCGCCATCACCTTCCAGGATGCGGAGGGGGCGGAGAAGACGCTGGCGGATTTCCCGGGCCAGGGGCTGGTGATCAACCTCTGGGCCACCTGGTGCCCGCCCTGCGTGGCCGAGATGCCGGCGCTGGAACGCCTGGCCCGCACGCTGGCGGCCGAGCGCATCGCCGTGCTGCCGCTCTCCTCCGACCGCGGCGGGCGGGCGGTGGTGGAGGCCTTCTACCAGCGCATCGGCCTGACGGGGCTTGGCATCTGGCTCGACCCGCGCGGCGCCGCGGCGCGGGCGCTGGGCGCGCGCGGCCTGCCCACGACCGTGATCGTGGACCGCCAGGGTCAGGAGCGCGCCCGGCTGGAGGGCGATGCGGCCTGGGACACGGCGCCCTTCGTGGCCGCGATCCGCCGGCTGGTGGGCCCCGTCGCGGCGCCGCGGGAGCCGCTGGTCCGGACGTGA